The Lactuca sativa cultivar Salinas chromosome 2, Lsat_Salinas_v11, whole genome shotgun sequence genome includes a window with the following:
- the LOC111905696 gene encoding uncharacterized protein LOC111905696 gives MPKRKAKKAKQPDLSHVNNTVCGIDANRLLQEKASIDQEVEPQRAAIRTIRDVEIERLLTALRLMKSNIREEQLQTPLLEYFEGNLPNLTVSRTEKDGPIEVKWKDKGDDLSMNTGDGGNMITSFLQHMSMAYPDCSTAMPSVGGSEFLSKNGKMSSFIGTDNLQIKDFVLEEPSETHILGFEESMQTPGVTSQRLSVGVTPKTLRLPKQGEMLLSVHGSPLGVFKENNMDAIHETEEE, from the exons ATGCCTAAACGGAAGGCGAAAAAGGCAAAACAGCCTGATTTATCTCATGTGAATAATACTGTGTGCGGCATTGATGCAAATCGGCTTCTGCAAGAAAAAGCTTCTATTGACCAAGAAG TTGAACCTCAACGTGCTGCAATCAGGACGATTAGGGATGTGGAGATTGAGAGGTTACTTACTGCTTTGCGGTTGATGAAATCCAATATAAGAGAGGAACAGCTTCAGACTCCATTACTTGAATATTTTGAGGGAAATCTCCCAAACTTAACTGTGTCAAGAACTGAGAAAGATGGACCAATTGAAGTTAAATGGAAAGATAAAGGTGATGATTTGTCCATGAACACAGGTGATGGAGGAAACATGATCACTTCATTTTTACAGCATATGTCCATGGCTTATCCTGACTGCTCTACTGCAATGCCATCTGTTGGTGGCTCTGAGTTTTTAAGTAAAAATG GGAAAATGAGCAGCTTCATTGGCACTGATAATCTTCAAATCAAGGATTTT GTTCTAGAGGAGCCATCAGAAACTCATATTCTTGGCTTTGAAGAATCTATGCAAACTCCTGGG GTGACGAGTCAAAGGTTGTCTGTTGGTGTGACACCTAAAACTTTAAGGCTTCCAAAACAGGGTGAGATGCTTCTGTCAGTTCATGGTTCACCCCTTGGTGTTTTCAAGGAAAACAACATGGATGCAATACATG AGACAGAGGAAGAATGA
- the LOC111905771 gene encoding receptor kinase-like protein Xa21 has translation MNSLIAFLFSNLVIFLIFATIAAFDGGNETDYQALLKFKSIIRNEEALSSWNTSFHLCDWSGVICGKRHRRVTALLLKSQGLEGSLSPHVGNLSFLHLISLTNNSLQGTIPHELGRLSRLRFLYLGSNKFNGVIPTNMSHCSNLEDLRLNNNNLVGSIPKGIGFLSKLTYFLFEYNKLTGGIPPGLGNLTSIELFNAATNPLGGNIPHTLGHWKSLTTLYLGLCSLSGTIPHSIFNLSLLTELSFRDNQLTGSLPSALDEMLPHLRYFQLQDNQLTGSLPPSISNCSKLEFLEVRGNGFNGKLRIDFSKLKDIYQINIDDNTYGFGEADDMKFIDTLRNCSRLKRLDLRNCRFKGVLPTSIGNLSDNLSFFIIQENEFYGNLPSSIGNLFGLTGLGLSRNRFTGKSPPPLVSFKCYK, from the coding sequence ATGAACTCTCTAATTGCTTTCCTCTTTTCTAATCTTGTTATATTTCTGATTTTCGCCACCATTGCTGCTTTTGATGGTGGTAACGAGACCGATTATCAGGCGTTGTTGAAGTTCAAGTCTATAATCAGGAATGAAGAAGCTCTAAGCTCATGGAACACTTCCTTTCATTTATGTGATTGGAGTGGTGTTATATGTGGGAAGCGCCACAGAAGAGTCACTGCTCTACTACTAAAGTCACAAGGCTTAGAAGGCTCCTTGTCTCCTCATGTTGGGAACCTCAGCTTCCTTCATCTGATTTCTCTCACGAACAACAGCTTACAAGGAACCATCCCTCATGAACTCGGTCGTCTCTCCAGGCTACGTTTCCTCTATCTTGGCTCTAACAAATTCAATGGGGTCATTCCAACTAACATGTCCCATTGTTCTAACCTTGAAGATCTTAGACTTAATAATAACAACCTAGTTGGAAGCATACCTAAAGGGATCGGTTTCCTCTCCAAACttacttattttttatttgaGTACAACAAGCTAACCGGTGGAATACCGCCTGGCTTGGGAAATCTAACATCAATCGAATTGTTCAATGCTGCAACCAATCCATTGGGTGGGAACATTCCACACACCTTAGGCCATTGGAAAAGCTTAACAACATTATACCTTGGTCTTTGTAGCTTATCTGGAACCATCCCTCATTCCATTTTTAACCTCTCACTCCTAACTGAACTTTCCTTTCGTGATAATCAGCTTACCGGTAGTCTTCCCTCGGCCTTAGATGAAATGCTCCCTCATCTTCGGTACTTTCAATTACAGGATAACCAACTGACCGGATCTCTTCCACCATCGATATCTAATTGTTCTAAATTAGAATTTCTTGAAGTGCGTGGCAACGGTTTTAATGGAAAGTTGAGAATcgacttttcaaaactaaaagatATCTATCAGATAAACATTGATGATAACACCTACGGATTCGGAGAAGCTGATGATATGAAGTTTATTGATACTTTGAGAAATTGCAGTAGATTAAAGCGTTTAGATCTTCGTAATTGCAGGTTTAAAGGAGTGCTGCCCACCTCAATTGGTAATCTTTCTGATAACCTCAGTTTTTTTATTATACAAGAAAATGAATTTTATGGAAACCTCCCTTCAAGTATCGGTAATCTATTCGGCCTGACCGGTTTAGGTTTATCAAGAAACCGATTCACAGGAAAATCCCCTCCGCCATTGGTCAGCTTCAAATGCTATAAATAG